One window of the Natrinema sp. CBA1119 genome contains the following:
- a CDS encoding radical SAM protein codes for MTDPETLAVTIVDGYVDEPAHFGVPPYISTYPRYAAGALVDAGVPREQITYHTIDRLRDEPDYWRDVDEADLLLYLGGMTVPGKYVGGTPAEPDEVRKLAWTTDGTSLMGGPVKFGVGDENAGATETERRDLDFDFVAKGDVEAAVYDLVESGLEGFNNRMRDVDEVSRWAQEGAFVVEQHPNHPQHLICELETSRGCAYRCSFCTEPLYGNPSFRSPPSVVGEVDALSDYGVKHFRLGRQADILAYGGDGEAPNPDALRQLYSGIREVAPDLETLHLDNMNPITIVEWPEQSREGIRIIAEHNTPGDTAAFGLESADPVVQEANNLNVTAEECFEAVRIVNEEAGWRPGGDRDAAPTFGDDAPRRLPKLLPGINLLHGLKGEREETYERNRAFLQRVYDEGYMLRRINIRQVMAFDGTDMSETGAEIANEHKQLFKRYKKRVREEIDNPMLERVVPPGTVLPDVHLEYHQDGKTFGRQLGTYPLLVGIPGERELERTIDVAVVDHGYRSVTGVPYPLDLNGASMDELAAIPGIGDRTAGDIVVNRPYESVADAALGTEFDLTQFMTTRPLERAD; via the coding sequence ATGACAGACCCCGAGACGCTGGCGGTGACGATCGTCGACGGCTACGTCGACGAGCCCGCGCACTTCGGGGTGCCGCCGTACATCTCGACGTATCCCCGGTACGCGGCGGGCGCGCTCGTCGACGCGGGCGTCCCGCGCGAGCAGATCACGTACCACACGATCGATCGACTCCGCGACGAGCCCGACTACTGGCGCGACGTCGACGAGGCCGATCTCCTGCTCTACCTCGGCGGGATGACCGTCCCCGGGAAGTACGTCGGCGGCACGCCGGCCGAACCCGACGAAGTCCGAAAGCTCGCCTGGACGACCGACGGCACGAGCCTCATGGGCGGCCCCGTCAAGTTCGGCGTCGGCGACGAGAACGCCGGCGCAACCGAGACCGAACGCCGGGATCTCGACTTCGATTTCGTCGCCAAAGGCGACGTCGAGGCCGCCGTCTACGACCTCGTCGAGAGCGGTCTCGAGGGGTTCAACAACCGAATGCGCGACGTCGACGAGGTATCGCGATGGGCGCAAGAGGGAGCCTTCGTCGTCGAACAGCACCCCAATCATCCCCAGCATCTCATCTGCGAACTCGAGACCTCCCGCGGCTGTGCCTACCGGTGTTCGTTCTGTACGGAACCGCTCTACGGTAACCCGTCCTTCCGGTCGCCGCCGTCGGTCGTCGGCGAGGTCGACGCGCTCTCGGATTACGGCGTGAAACACTTCCGGCTCGGCCGGCAGGCTGACATCCTCGCCTACGGCGGCGACGGCGAAGCCCCAAATCCCGACGCCCTGCGCCAGCTCTACAGCGGGATCCGCGAGGTCGCTCCCGACCTCGAGACGCTCCACCTCGACAACATGAATCCGATCACGATCGTCGAGTGGCCCGAACAGAGCCGGGAGGGGATCCGGATCATCGCCGAGCACAACACGCCCGGCGACACGGCCGCGTTCGGCCTCGAGTCGGCCGACCCAGTCGTCCAGGAGGCGAACAACCTCAACGTCACCGCCGAGGAGTGTTTCGAAGCGGTCAGGATCGTCAACGAGGAAGCGGGCTGGCGACCCGGGGGAGATCGTGACGCCGCGCCCACCTTTGGCGACGACGCGCCGCGCCGACTGCCCAAGCTCCTCCCAGGAATCAACCTCCTGCACGGCCTCAAGGGCGAGCGCGAGGAGACCTACGAGCGCAATCGCGCGTTCCTCCAGCGGGTGTACGACGAGGGCTACATGCTCCGGCGGATCAACATCCGGCAGGTGATGGCCTTCGACGGCACCGACATGAGCGAGACGGGCGCCGAGATCGCAAACGAGCACAAGCAGCTGTTCAAACGCTACAAGAAGCGGGTCCGCGAGGAGATCGACAACCCGATGCTGGAGCGCGTCGTGCCCCCGGGAACCGTCCTCCCGGACGTCCACCTCGAGTATCACCAGGACGGCAAGACCTTCGGCCGCCAGCTCGGCACCTACCCCCTGCTGGTCGGGATCCCGGGCGAGCGCGAACTCGAGCGGACCATCGACGTCGCGGTCGTCGATCACGGCTACCGCTCGGTGACCGGCGTTCCCTACCCGCTGGATCTCAACGGGGCCTCGATGGACGAACTCGCCGCCATCCCCGGTATCGGCGACCGCACCGCGGGCGATATCGTCGTCAATCGACCCTACGAATCCGTCGCCGACGCCGCCCTCGGGACCGAGTTCGACCTGACGCAGTTCATGACGACGCGGCCGCTCGAGCGCGCGGACTGA
- a CDS encoding TRAM domain-containing protein — translation MEISEKLLCLFSTDVSEEEDRYVIEVPRQEIETGDIDPGEVYRVALISREGEASTDEGTTTATAQSAPSEPQPPVDVGETRYVEIEDIGKQGDGIARVERGYVIIVPGADVGERVKIEVTEVKSNFAVGEIIEDTF, via the coding sequence GTGGAAATATCTGAAAAACTGCTGTGTCTGTTCAGTACGGACGTTTCGGAAGAGGAGGATCGATACGTCATTGAGGTGCCGCGCCAGGAGATCGAGACCGGCGATATCGACCCCGGCGAGGTCTACCGCGTCGCGCTCATCTCGCGGGAGGGCGAGGCGAGTACCGACGAAGGGACGACGACCGCGACGGCCCAGAGCGCGCCGTCGGAGCCGCAGCCGCCGGTCGACGTCGGTGAAACGCGCTACGTCGAGATCGAAGACATCGGCAAGCAAGGCGACGGCATCGCCCGCGTCGAACGCGGCTACGTCATCATCGTTCCCGGCGCCGACGTCGGCGAACGCGTCAAGATCGAAGTCACCGAGGTCAAGTCGAACTTCGCCGTCGGCGAGATCATCGAAGATACGTTCTAA
- a CDS encoding YkgJ family cysteine cluster protein, with protein sequence MQSLEAELDDARRLAVDDLADAIESIGFECTRCGACCKADAEDDHTATVFPDEVRNLEESDSYEGDYDWRDIARPMPYGLSETEDGDLEGETFEWALQTDNCGDCTFYEEDDSGIGACAAHDDRPLICQTYPFSVALAGTSQPMGEAVDEAGMVRAHECEGLGRDISRNDAEDLARALKERAVRELEEAIAVRDNYEPVDRDPGEIVVHDSEGAKRADGTPLEK encoded by the coding sequence GTGCAATCGCTCGAGGCCGAACTCGACGACGCCCGCCGACTCGCGGTCGACGACCTCGCGGACGCGATCGAGTCGATCGGCTTCGAGTGTACCCGCTGTGGTGCCTGCTGCAAGGCCGACGCCGAGGACGACCACACCGCGACGGTGTTTCCTGACGAAGTTCGCAATCTCGAGGAGAGCGACAGCTACGAGGGTGACTACGACTGGCGCGATATCGCCCGGCCGATGCCCTACGGTCTCTCGGAGACTGAGGACGGCGACCTCGAGGGTGAGACCTTCGAGTGGGCGCTGCAGACCGACAACTGTGGCGACTGTACGTTCTACGAAGAGGACGATTCGGGAATAGGAGCCTGCGCCGCCCACGACGACCGCCCGCTCATCTGTCAAACCTACCCGTTCAGCGTCGCGCTCGCGGGAACCAGCCAGCCGATGGGCGAGGCGGTCGACGAAGCGGGAATGGTCCGCGCCCACGAGTGCGAGGGACTCGGCCGGGACATCTCTCGAAATGACGCCGAAGACCTCGCTCGAGCGCTCAAGGAACGCGCCGTTCGGGAACTCGAAGAAGCTATCGCCGTTCGAGACAACTACGAGCCCGTCGATCGGGACCCCGGCGAGATCGTCGTCCACGACTCCGAAGGCGCGAAACGGGCGGACGGGACGCCGCTCGAGAAATAA
- a CDS encoding MBL fold metallo-hydrolase, producing the protein MHVTRWSVPVATRAPSGDTNAYLLEAAEPSSDGEPGREPSVLVDPAARTDALDRAVRERSVEHLLVTHTHPDHVGAVDTYAAETGATVWARYGRPDRFRDATGIDPDRTFTPGTAIPLGDDRVRVLDAPGHAPDHVALEAGRGGPIICGDCAVREGSVVVGAPEGDMRAYVTTLRRLWAMDPPILYPGHGPEIDAPRKTLERLLSHRAEREQRVLEAVTSGSQSLEEILESAYEKDLSGVRDLARATVVAHLEKLAVEDSVAWDGERAIATDAEDD; encoded by the coding sequence ATGCACGTCACTCGGTGGTCCGTCCCGGTCGCGACGCGCGCGCCGTCCGGCGACACCAACGCGTATCTACTCGAGGCGGCAGAACCGTCGTCGGACGGCGAGCCAGGCCGCGAGCCGTCGGTCCTCGTCGACCCCGCGGCTCGAACCGACGCCCTCGATCGAGCGGTTCGCGAGCGATCCGTCGAACACCTCCTCGTCACTCACACCCATCCCGACCACGTCGGTGCCGTCGACACGTACGCGGCCGAAACCGGCGCGACGGTCTGGGCTCGATACGGCCGGCCGGACCGCTTTCGCGACGCGACGGGGATCGATCCCGACCGCACGTTCACGCCCGGGACGGCGATCCCGCTCGGCGACGATCGCGTCCGCGTCCTCGACGCGCCGGGACACGCGCCCGATCACGTCGCGCTCGAGGCCGGCCGCGGCGGGCCGATCATCTGTGGCGACTGCGCCGTCCGCGAGGGGAGCGTCGTCGTCGGCGCGCCGGAGGGCGACATGCGCGCGTACGTGACGACGCTGCGTCGCCTCTGGGCGATGGACCCGCCGATTCTCTATCCCGGTCACGGCCCCGAAATCGACGCGCCCCGGAAGACCCTCGAGCGCCTGCTCTCTCACCGGGCCGAGCGCGAGCAGCGGGTGCTCGAGGCTGTCACGTCGGGTTCCCAGTCCCTCGAGGAGATCCTCGAGTCGGCCTACGAGAAGGACCTCTCCGGCGTGCGAGACCTCGCGCGGGCGACGGTCGTCGCCCACCTCGAGAAACTCGCCGTGGAGGACAGCGTAGCGTGGGACGGCGAGCGGGCGATCGCGACCGACGCCGAGGACGACTGA